ACCGGCCAGGTTCGTTCCGTCGTCTGCGGGGGCCGGTGTCACAGTCGCGCCCGGCGGTTCCACCCCGAACACGTCGGGCCGGGCCGTGTACCAGGGCAACCTTCGCTCCGGCAGGCTCTGGTGCAAACGATGTTGCATACGGATCAGACGTTCGCGCAGGAGTCGCACCAGTTCCTCCGCGGAAAGGCCGGCGTACTCAGCGGGCCGAATGAGCTCGCCGTATTGGATGATGACGTTGCCCGTTCGTGGCAACGGCGATCCCTTCGGCCAAGCCTGGTACATGCCGTCGATCAGGACCGGCACGATTGGCACCAAGGCTTTCTTGGCGATCGAGGCCAGGCCGGGAAGCATGGGATGAATGCGGCCGTCGGGGGTACGGGTACCTTCCGGAAACACCACCAGCGACATGCCGTTCTTGAGCCTTCGCAGTGATTCCTTGATCGCCCCGAGGTCGGCCGTGTTCCGCTTGACCGGAAAGGCGTTCAGCGAGGTAATCAGCCTGGCGAACCACTTATTGGCCCATAGGGTATCGCGACCCATGTAGCAGCTTTCGCGGGGCAGGGCCATCGAGACCAGCACGGGATCCATGTGGCTTTGGTGGTTGCAGACCAGCAGAACCGGCCCTTCGCGCGGAACCTTGCGCACGCCGTGAACGCGCACCTTGAACTGCAGAATAGTCTGCCAGCGGCACAAGAACCGCAGAAACCTCCAGTAGAGACTCACGTTATCCATGGGTGATCAGGGTGTCTTTTCCCCCGCAGGCCGCCGACGGCGGATCTCCTCCTGCATCCGTGCGACAACCTGGGCGATGGTCATGTCGGTGGTGTCAATTCGCACCGCTTCACCCGAGGCCAGCAGCGGAGCCCACTGTGCCTGGTCATTGTTGTCGCGCAGCCGGATATTGGCCAGGACGTCTTCCAGCCGAACCTCTTCACCGTCGGCAAGCATCTCGTGGTAACGGCGTTCCGCTCGTTTGCTGTCCTCTGCATCGACCAGGAATTTCACGTCGGCATCGGGAAAGACCACGCTGCCCTGGTCGCGGCCTTCGGTGACCAGGGAACCGAGCTGTCGGCCGATCTGCCTTTGTTTCTCAACCAGCACCCGGCGGATCCCGGGAGTCTGGGCAATCTGACTGGTGTACTCGCTGACCCGCATGCTGCGGATATCCTCGCTGACATCACGCCCGTCCATGACCACGCGAACGTAGGTGGGGCCGCAGTCGAGGCGGATGTCAGTGGACTCCGCCATGGCGACAAGTTCATCAGGCCTGTCGAGCGGTATGCCTTTGTCCAGTGCCTTGAGGGCAATGGCCCGGTACATCGCGCCGGTGTCGAGATACGGAATCTGCATGGCCGCCGCCAGCTTGCGCGCGGCAGTGGATTTCCCCGAACCGGCAGGGCCGTCGATGGTAATGATCATGCCAATGCCTCGCGAGAGACCGTTGGAACCTTACGGCCGGACATCTATACGCTTTGCACGCATGTCTCTGGATCGCAGAGCGCTTGGGTTGCGGCCCGCAAAAAGGCGGTCCGCCTCGGGCTGCTGGACGACCAGGCTGTCAGGCACCGTGTGGAATGCTGCTTGCTTTCCTGACAGCCCAACAGCCTAACAGTCTAACAGCCTGACAGCCTCTTGCCTTGCTCGTATTGTGCTGGGAACCACAGAAATGGTCAATGAATCGGGGGCACGCCGGGCCCGTCGGCGGGCACGCCTTGAAGGGTGAGCGGGCTGGCATCCGTCACCTCGACGGTGACGAGTTTCCCGATCAGCGAATCGGGGCCCGGAAAAACCACGATCTCATCGCCTCGCGTATGGCCGGTAAGCTGGTCGACGCAGCGCGAGGTCTTCTCCTTACCCGCTTCGATGGCTTTCCGGGCCCTGAGAGCCGGCTTGC
The window above is part of the Phycisphaerae bacterium genome. Proteins encoded here:
- a CDS encoding lysophospholipid acyltransferase family protein; this translates as MDNVSLYWRFLRFLCRWQTILQFKVRVHGVRKVPREGPVLLVCNHQSHMDPVLVSMALPRESCYMGRDTLWANKWFARLITSLNAFPVKRNTADLGAIKESLRRLKNGMSLVVFPEGTRTPDGRIHPMLPGLASIAKKALVPIVPVLIDGMYQAWPKGSPLPRTGNVIIQYGELIRPAEYAGLSAEELVRLLRERLIRMQHRLHQSLPERRLPWYTARPDVFGVEPPGATVTPAPADDGTNLAGQKANLSGSRNRAPIPKRPGASAR
- the cmk gene encoding (d)CMP kinase; amino-acid sequence: MIITIDGPAGSGKSTAARKLAAAMQIPYLDTGAMYRAIALKALDKGIPLDRPDELVAMAESTDIRLDCGPTYVRVVMDGRDVSEDIRSMRVSEYTSQIAQTPGIRRVLVEKQRQIGRQLGSLVTEGRDQGSVVFPDADVKFLVDAEDSKRAERRYHEMLADGEEVRLEDVLANIRLRDNNDQAQWAPLLASGEAVRIDTTDMTIAQVVARMQEEIRRRRPAGEKTP